From Brassica rapa cultivar Chiifu-401-42 chromosome A06, CAAS_Brap_v3.01, whole genome shotgun sequence:
ttagataaactctaaacccttgggtaaaccatAAAATCTTagataaattctaaaccctaaatcaaaaacactaaacactaaatctTATAAATACTAAATCCAAGGGTTTAAGGGTTAGGATTAATGGATTAGTGTTTTTAAGATTTATTGTTTACTGtatttgatttagagtttaggatttatccaaggttaatttattgttttacccaagggtttagagtttacccaaggatttatggtttaggatttagggtttaggatttagggtttaggatttagtagtgttttgctgacggcgttaaaaatattttttaattttttttttgcaattagtactatttttttttaaatcatgatataaattgacaatattttatttcttttttttaagatactaaatataaattaactaaatattattggttggtgaacctatagattcgtgaacccaagaataactctgcTATTGATTATTGCCATTTTTTTGTAATCTATTCTACGACTAATATTTGAGAATAAATAGATTCATCTGTTATaaaccttttgtttttttcttatttgctTTACTCCACATGAGTTGTATAGATTTGGTctatatggtttatagtttgTTTTTGATGATATTCTAACAGGTCTTGGATTGAGTCGCCTCTTGTAGCTAAGTGATTTGATGATATAGATTATCCACCGTGAATAGTAAATAGTTATTTGAAAAATTTGTAACgcataatatattataataataatgaaGTATATATTAGTAGTTtttttgttaccaaaaaaaaattagcatttttaatttttttgacatcaaacggttattttattacttaaattaaattcaaatttgttttgtcaaaaataataaaacatatattattataacaTTATTAACTTAACTACGGCtagaaaactaaatatatagatCCACATAAATtggtgtatatattatatttggttGATAGTCTTTACGTTCTTGTTTTGCTGGATTGTAATAAAAAGCACGTCGCATACGAGTATGCAAAGAAAGGAGCATATTTGGCTCTCGTTGATCGACTAGAGGATCGTCTAGAGATGGTAGCTGAAACATCACGGAAATTAGGATCTAGTAATGTCATTATCATACCTGGTGATGTTGCTAATGTTGATGACTGCAAGAAGTTCATCAACGAGACGATTCACCATTTCGGAAAACGTAAGTACTATaggaaattaaaatatatgacCAACACATATAGTACcagttatatatatgaatacaTTTGTGTATCATATACATATGTCACATAGATAACATCTCCCAAATGTATCTGCCACAAATAATGATATagtaaatattttgaaatttgttatCAAAGTTCTTTAGATGGTCATGAATCTAATCAAGTTATCGTATTTAGACAGTGGACCACCTGATCAACAATGCTGGTGTATTTCAGACTGTTCTTTTCGAGGATTTAACCCAAGTTCAAGACGCTAATCATATAATGGTAAGTTTCTTGAGATCATTTACAAGTCATTTAATGGTTACATATATGGtaaatttataattacttgagTTATCGAGTTTGACTTTATTTGCGTCAAACACGTTAAAATAATGTGCATCCCAAGAATCAAAGtaatataactatttaaaaataataaactctatttttctaaataaaaacgaATACTCCCATTGATCCTTTCATTTGCGTTTACATTTATCATATATCTTTTCAGAACACTGaaatagtttgataatatttaaaatatacataatatgttAACATGCATGTAAATAGATTCAAATAAGGAATATATCCCAGCTTTTAGAGCTTAATAAGTTTGGTTATGTCTCTCACTAGAGCTATATTTAGTGCAAAcagtaaataaaagaaaagaaaggaaatactccctccgtttttaatataaatcaatttacagctatgcacatacattaagaaaatcattaattttttatattttctaaacaaaaatatcattaattatataCCTAACTACAactcaaccaataaaaaaatagaagatatattattattggtcagacaatattaattattaataaatgttacatagaaaaccgaaaacgacatataatttgaaacaaaaaagtttctttaAAACGTCTTATATagaaaaacggagggagtaacaTTTTAAGAACACCCTCATATAAATGATTCTATGATTAATATGAAATGGAGAAAATGAGTTGCAAAAGTGGCAACCCTCAGAACTAACTTCGGTTAATGTTCATTAAATTACCCATATTCATAAGAAGATTTATTTTGTTAGGAGTTATAATTACATGGACTAATGGCTTCCCATGAGACATAATGTTGGGCATTACTTATGTTAAATACTTCAGATATAATATGAGACGCAATGTTGGGCACTACAACGCAAATTCAAATCACCTGTCAGATATATATTGAATACTTCACCTAATTTTGTGTATATGAAGGATATCAACTTTTGGGGCACAACATACATCACTTACTTTGCAATTCCTCATCTTCGAAAGAGCAATGGAAAAATCATTGTGAATACTTCTAATTCAGCAAATATACCTTTGCCATTGTCAAGCGTCTATTCAGTAAGATTTTCTCATagatcaaataaatataaataactttGATCTAATTTTAATATACAGGAAAAAATGTTTGGGACTTAACAATAGTTACATAATATTTGATAATTGGTTATTAATGTTGTAGGCAAGTAAAGCAGCCTTATTAAGATTCTTTGAGACATTGAGAGTTGAACTAAGTCCggatatcaaaataataattattttacccGGATTTATAGCAACAAATATGACCAGTCCTCACTTCATTGAAAAGGTACGTAATAACAATTGCATACTGTATAATTTATAACATCCGGATTTTAACTTATGTGTTTATTGACATTAACTTATGTGTTTTTGtatgatttattaaaaatatagtacGGTTCAGATTTTATCCTGTCGGAATCAGTAAAAAAATGTGCAAAAGCAATCTTTAGAGGTATTGCTAGAGGAGAGACATACATAGAAGAGCCATCTTGGACGAAATGGATAGTTTTAGTGAAAAATTTATGTCCTGAATTCGTTGAATACTcactcaaatatttattttatcgtTATCTCAAACCTTCTTATTTCAAAAGCGAATGATCATATCAAATCCATCCAAGATCTCAAGTTTTCAATAATGGTTGTGTTCCTATAATTGATATGAAATTTATACCTTTGTTACCTTTGTATTATATTGAAGTGATTGTTTCCTATGCATTTTTTTCACATTTTacctattaaaacagaaattaTGACTttaatgtgtgattttttttggtgAACAAAAAAGGTTAATTTGTCAAATGTTCATATTGagagaaaaaaatcaatgaATAACTATGTAATAATTCTGAGATAAGATGTAACACTTTGCAACAAAATATGATCATTTGAGTGTGTATATGCAACCGATTATAAATAAAAgtggttttaaaataaaactccTCAGCTAAAAGATGGATCGTAAAATAACTAATAAACTAACGACAAAAGAAATCTTCAACTTTAATTATGTTAACGTCTGTCACAATCTTTCACGGTATTTTAGACGGAAGGTGACATACATTAACAGAAATAAAGTTGATGTTTCTTCtccgtgctttggcctcactcgctcGATATCACGAATCAGTTACCGATAGATCACCTATCTTTCTACTACTCTAGCTCAAGCACACTTAACTCGAgagttctaaacggatgtgtgCCCGAAAAGGTAAGCGCACTTTAGTGACATAAGTAGTCAAATCAATGCTCTTTTAATCCTTTCCACATATACTAGAAATCGAGATGTTACAATTCACTCCCTCAGAACGCAACATCCTCGTTGGACACCGAGATCGTTACCCATGTTAGTGTGAGCCCTCACTGACTCCACACTCGTTTGGGTTTgtctctgataccacttgtaacgcCTCGACCGCCTACGACTAATGGGCCTCCCACGCctgctctctcggcccgtgggaTCCATTCCCTGCGACGGATAATGCATTAATTGTTTTGGAGGCTCATTAATCATGTTTATTGACCCTGAAATCACGACCATTCCATGTTCTTTTGCCTCACTCGCATGGTATCACGAATTACTTCCCGATAGATCACCTATCTGTTCATTATTCCATTCCAAGTACGCTTAACCCTGGAGTTCTAATCGGAAGTGTTCCCAAAAAGGTAAGCCCAATTTAATGATACAGGTAGCCAAAACAATTTTCTTAAGCTTTTCCACATACCACAAACTGGGATGTTACAGTTTTTTTCGTCAATTTGTTTTAGTTGAGGGATTATTTTGGTATCCATTTTTAGTTGAGGACTTTTATTACAAAATGCgattaaatgttttaaaatatttattatcacTTATGCATTATTTAAAACTCTTATAATAGATTTATATgcctttaaaataatttataaattcttatccattattttatcaattttataactGATATATAGagctttataaatattttaatacttttataaatgatttataaggtttaaaaataattttataagattAAAGATATGGTTGTTCGTCATACtacaaatacataaaataaataaataaagcaagAAAAGTAAATCAAAGATATAAGTTTATTGATTAATATGGTAGGAGTATAACATACTGGTTtggatttcaaagagaaaaataaataattctgCATTTTTTTCGTAGAAGCAAGAAGAAAGTATGACTCGAAGTCTGAAAATCGTGTAAATAGGAGATGAAAGGCCGACACCATACTATAAGCAGGAATGTTGAATTTACGAGATTGccatcctcttcttcctctgaaGATCCTAAAATTAGTCGCCATTAAATCCAAAATTTTCGACCTGTGTctctagggtttagggtttttccTAATTTCCACTAGAGTTGATGAATATGTTAAATTTAGCTAGTGTATTGAGTCATTTTGTGCTGTTTGTGTAAGCAGCGGATGATACCATTATGTTCATAAACGTTGGAGGAGTTGATAATGCTGATTTGAAGTATGTAGGTGTTAGTGTTTTGCTCATAGCTTCTAAATATGAAGAAATATGAGTTCCTTAGGTGTGGATCCCTTACTTCTAATAGAGAAACATTTTAGAAGAAtaacatcccttatatattaattgaggaacatttgaaaagatgtaacctcaattttgtattaattaaaagaagccCCAATGCATAgttggcactcaattaggtagtcaattacattcaattgaaaaataagtaggtccacattcgatttttatatgttgttagatatataagttggtcaaactatatgatataatgatatgatatgatattttctttccttaaataaaacctacggaattaccataaatgactaatatatatatgacaattaatgagttaa
This genomic window contains:
- the LOC103873583 gene encoding 11-beta-hydroxysteroid dehydrogenase-like 3 — encoded protein: MDMLNTILNLFLPPLTIIFLFLFYPYYLLIKFVVCLYKHLCLENVSGKVTLITGASSGIGEHVAYEYAKKGAYLALVDRLEDRLEMVAETSRKLGSSNVIIIPGDVANVDDCKKFINETIHHFGKLDHLINNAGVFQTVLFEDLTQVQDANHIMDINFWGTTYITYFAIPHLRKSNGKIIVNTSNSANIPLPLSSVYSASKAALLRFFETLRVELSPDIKIIIILPGFIATNMTSPHFIEKYGSDFILSESVKKCAKAIFRGIARGETYIEEPSWTKWIVLVKNLCPEFVEYSLKYLFYRYLKPSYFKSE